The following are from one region of the Anguilla rostrata isolate EN2019 chromosome 7, ASM1855537v3, whole genome shotgun sequence genome:
- the LOC135259627 gene encoding tubulin beta-4 chain-like produces the protein MREIVHLQAGQCGNQIGAKFWEVISDEHGIDPTGSYHGDSDLQLDRINVYYNEASGGKYVPRAVLVDLEPGTMDSVRSGPFGQIFRPDNFVFGQSGAGNNWAKGHYTEGAELVDSVLDVVRKEAESCDCLQGFQLTHSLGGGTGSGMGTLLISKIREEYPDRIMNTFSVVPSPKVSDTVVEPYNATLSVHQLVENTDETYCIDNEALYDICFRTLKLTTPTYGDLNHLVSATMSGVTTCLRFPGQLNADLRKLAVNMVPFPRLHFFMPGFAPLTSRGSQQYRSLTVPELTQQMFDAKNMMAACDPRHGRYLTVAAVFRGRMSMKEVDEQMLNVQNKNSSYFVEWIPNNVKTAVCDIPPRGLKMAATFIGNSTAIQELFKRISEQFTAMFRRKAFLHWYTGEGMDEMEFTEAESNMNDLVSEYQQYQDATAEEEGEFEEGEEELA, from the exons atgaggGAGATCGTTCATTTACAAGCTGGCCAGTGCGGAAACCAGATTGGTGCCAAG TTCTGGGAGGTGATCAGTGATGAGCATGGTATCGACCCCACTGGGAGTTACCATGGCGACAGTGATCTCCAGCTGGACAGGATCAATGTGTATTACAACGAAGCCTCAG GTGGAAAGTATGTGCCACGTGCAGTTCTGGTCGATCTGGAGCCTGGCACCATGGACTCTGTGAGATCCGGTCCCTTCGGACAGATCTTCAGGCCAGACAACTTTGTCTTTG GCCAGAGTGGTGCCGGGAACAACTGGGCCAAGGGACACTACACTGAGGGGGCAGAGCTGGTCGACTCTGTGCTGGATGTGGTGAGGAAGGAGGCAGAGAGCTGTGATTGCCTGCAGGGCTTCCAGCTCACCCACTCTCTGGGTGGCGGCACAGGGTCCGGCATGGGCACCCTGCTCATCAGCAAGATCCGGGAGGAGTACCCCGACCGCATCATGAACACGTTCAGCGTAGTGCCCTCACCCAAGGTCTCAGACACGGTGGTGGAGCCCTACAATGCCACACTCTCAGTGCACCAGCTGGTTGAGAACACAGATGAAACCTACTGCATCGACAACGAGGCACTCTATGACATCTGCTTCCGCACACTAAAGCTCACAACGCCCACCTACGGGGACCTCAACCACCTGGTTTCCGCCACCATGAGTGGGGTCACGACCTGCCTGCGATTCCCCGGACAGCTGAACGCTGACCTGCGCAAACTGGCCGTCAACATGGTGCCCTTCCCTCGCCTGCACTTCTTCATGCCCGGCTTCGCCCCACTCACAAGCAGGGGCAGCCAGCAGTATCGCTCCCTCACTGTACCCGAGCTTACCCAACAGATGTTCGATGCCAAGAACATGATGGCAGCGTGCGACCCACGCCATGGGCGGTACCTCACGGTAGCTGCTGTGTTTCGTGGCAGGATGTCCATGAAGGAGGTGGACGAGCAGATGCTGAATGTGCAGAACAAGAACAGCAGTTACTTTGTGGAGTGGATCCCCAATAATGTGAAGACCGCTGTCTGTGACATCCCACCTCGTGGGCTTAAGATGGCTGCCACCTTCATTGGCAATAGCACTGCCATCCAGGAGCTGTTCAAGCGCATCTCAGAGCAGTTCACCGCCATGTTCAGGCGTAAGGCCTTCCTGCACTGGTATACTGGAGAAGGTATGGATGAGATGGAGTTCACAGAGGCTGAGAGCAACATGAACGACCTTGTGTCTGAGTACCAGCAGTACCAAGATGCCACAgctgaggaggaaggggagtTCGAAGAGGGTGAAGAGGAGCTGGCATAA
- the LOC135259625 gene encoding serine protease HTRA2, mitochondrial-like, translating into MRRQAISLHTILNMSGSTYRLLLRTCTRNRRLQIPQRTQGHGDQESKIAAGGINDSLHPVISASDSDNGSSRTRLFTTACAIGIGIGGALLLNSQRDREQSTASGTWRTLPRFTAQSSALGAVLSTAQCASPAKLDGPRYKYNFIADAVEKSAPAVVYIEIIGRHPFSGREVPISNGSGFIVTRDGLIVTNAHVVANKRGVRVRLANGEAYNATVQDVDQVADIATIKISAQHPLPTLPLGASADVRQGEFVVAMGSPFALRNTITSGIVSSTQRGSRELGLSNSNMDYIQTDAAIDFGNSGGPLINLDGEVIGINTMKVTAGISFAIPSDHLRHFLARATERKKSHLGESAAKRRYIGVMMLTLTPSIISELKLRDPAFPDILHGILIHRIIMGSPADRAGMKPGDVVVEINNAVVRTAEEVYRAVRSSDSLGMVVRRGRELLRLHMTPELTE; encoded by the exons ATGCGGCGCCAAGCTATTAGCCTGCATACAATTTTGAATATGTCGGGTTCTACGTATCGTCTGTTGTTGAGGACATGTACGCGGAATCGGAGGCTTCAGATCCCCCAGCGAACTCAGGGACATGGTGATCAGGAGAGTAAAATCGCAGCTGGTGGAATTAACGACAGTTTACATCCAGTGATTTCAGCAAGTGATAGTGATAATGGCTCAAGTCGGACCAGGTTGTTCACGACAGCATGCGCTATTGGGATTGGAATTGGTGGTGCTTTGTTACTAAATTCCCAACGAGACCGGGAACAGTCTACCGCATCTGGTACTTGGAGAACTCTACCCAGGTTCACTGCTCAGAGTTCTGCTCTTGGAGCGGTTCTGTCAACCGCGCAGTGCGCTTCCCCAGCTAAACTCGATGGTCCACGTTACAAATACAACTTCATAGCAGATGCTGTAGAGAAGTCTGCACCTGCAGTTGTGTACATCGAAATAATAGGACG GCATCCCTTCTCTGGCCGGGAAGTCCCCATCTCAAATGGCTCTGGGTTCATTGTCACTAGAGATGGGCTAATTGTGACCAATGCCCATGTAGTGGCCAATAAACGGGGAGTTCGGGTTAGGCTGGCCAATGGGGAGGCATATAATGCCACCGTACAGGACGTAGACCAGGTTGCAGACATTGCCACCATCAAAATCAGTGCCCAG caccccctccccacacttcCCCTGGGAGCATCAGCAGATGTGCGACAGGGTGAATTTGTGGTTGCCATGGGAAGCCCATTCGCCCTGCGGAACACCATCACGTCAGGCATTGTCAGTTCTACACAGAGGGGCAGCCGCGAGCTGGGACTGTCCAATTCCAATATGGACTACATCCAGACTGATGCTGCCATTGAC TTTGGGAACTCAGGTGGACCACTCATTAACTTG GATGGTGAGGTTATTGGCATCAACACGATGAAGGTGACAGCAGGCATCTCCTTTGCCATTCCCTCAGACCACCTTCGACACTTCCTCGCTCGGGCTACCGAGAGGAAGA AGTCTCACTTGGGAGAGTCTGCAGCAAAGCGACGGTACATTGGAGTGATGATGCTGACGCTTACACCCAG CATCATTTCGGAGCTGAAACTGCGTGACCCCGCCTTTCCAGACATCCTCCATGGGATTCTCATCCACCGGATCATCATGGGCTCCCCGGCCGATCG GGCGGGGATGAAACCGGGTGATGTCGTGGTGGAGATCAACAACGCGGTGGTGCGGACGGCAGAGGAGGTCTACCGCGCAGTGCGAAGCAGCGACAGCCTTGGCATGGTGGTGAGGAGAGGTCGCGAGCTACTCAGGCTGCACATGACCCCAGAGTTGACTGAGTGA